One Paenibacillus sp. SYP-B4298 genomic window, CTGGGCAATGTGCTGGCTCCATTCATCGTATTCTTCGTCACCATTACGTTGCTGCGCAAGCTGTTCGCTGTGCTGGAGCAGACGCAGGAATCGCTGCGGCGCGAGCAAGCGATCAAGGTGGGGATGGAGCAGCGCGAACAGCTTGCGCGCGAGCTGCATGACGGCATCTCGCAGTCGCTGTTCCTGCTGTCGGTCAAGCTCGACAAGCTGGAGCGGGCGCAGAGCACGCCGGAGGGCAAGCAGCAGACCGAGCAGATTCGGGAGACCGTGCGGCATGTATATGACGATGTGCGCCAATCCATCGCCGCGCTGCATAGCTCGCCGCTTATTACTGACAAGCCGTGGATTCAATCGATTCATCGACTGCTGGAGGAGATCCGCGAGGATAGCGGTCTGGAGCTGACACTCGACTGGCAACTGACGGATGCGGTGCTATCGCCCAAGCAGAAGGTGGAGCTGCTGGCGATTATGCGCGAGGCTTTATTGAAT contains:
- a CDS encoding sensor histidine kinase, yielding MSYRQLKGLILSIPTLTIGLWEYLRHTLLLPYLSMELGNVLAPFIVFFVTITLLRKLFAVLEQTQESLRREQAIKVGMEQREQLARELHDGISQSLFLLSVKLDKLERAQSTPEGKQQTEQIRETVRHVYDDVRQSIAALHSSPLITDKPWIQSIHRLLEEIREDSGLELTLDWQLTDAVLSPKQKVELLAIMREALLNVQKHARATAAVVQCLPEIDGEGFVCTITDDGIGSSEQDWSKKGCYGVKSMRSRAQAMGWSLVIDLAEQKADGSEAASAPRSGTRVTIRSQGGYDKHGG